Below is a window of Enterococcus gilvus ATCC BAA-350 DNA.
ACTGAAAAAGAAATAAAAAAGCAACGGATAAATACTAGTAGAAGTATTAGTGGAATGGTATACGGCTTGAACATAAAACTTATTTTCTGCAAGAAAATGAATTCCTATATACTGAAAAAGGATGCCAGTTCCACTTTTTGCAGTAACTAGTGACTGAAAAAGAAATAAAAAAGCAACGGATAAATACTAGTAGAAGTATTAGTGGAATGGTATACGGCTTGAACATAAAACTTATTTTCTGTAAGAAAATGAATTCCTATATACTGAAAAAGGAGAAAACTGAATGTCGAAGATTATTACTTCCAAAGACCTTCATTTATATTATGGCAAAAAAGAAGCGTTAAAAGGGATTGACATGGATATTGAAAAGGGCGAGATCACTGCAATGATCGGTCCCTCAGGTTGCGGAAAATCTACCTATTTACGCTGTTTGAATCGAATGAATGACTTGATTCCCGGTGTAACGATCACAGGCGGAGTGATGTACAAGGACAAAGATATTTATAGTCCTAAAACAGACACTGTCGAATTGCGAAAAGAAATTGGCATGGTTTTTCAACAACCCAATCCTTTTCCATTTTCGATTTACGAGAACGTCATTTATGGGTTAAAATTAAAAGGCGAGAAGGACAAGAACAAACTTGATCAAGTGGTTGAAGAAAGTTTGAAAGCTGCTTCTGTATGGAACGATGTGAAAGATAAGCTCCATGAGAGTGCGTTGTCTCTATCTGGCGGACAGCAGCAACGTGTCTGTATTGCTCGAGTATTGGCGGTCAATCCTGAAGTGATCTTAATGGATGAACCAACGAGTGCGCTAGATCCAGTATCTACCGGTAAAATAGAAAACATGTTGTTAGAACTGAAGGAAAATTACACTATTATTATTGTGACACATAACATGTCGCAAGCTTCACGAATATCCGATCGTACAGCCTTTTTCTTACAAGGAGAGTTGATCGAATTTGATAAGACCAAGAAAATTTTCTTAGATCCTTCGAGACAAGAAACCGAAGACTATATCTCAGGGAAATTTGGTTAGTAGGCAATTTGATAGAGAAGATTGATAGTTATAAGGAGGGCAAAGATGTTACGCACACAATTTGAAGAAGATCTGCTGAATCTTCACAATCAATTTTATGAAATGGGTATGATGGTCTCAAGTGCCGTACACAAGTCGGTTCGTTCATATATTGACCACGATAAAAAATTAGCACAAGAAGTTATTGACCATGATGTTGAGATCAATAATATGGAAGTTCGTTTGGAGAAAAAAAGTTTTGAGATGATTGCGTTGCAGCAACCTGTCACAACAGACCTGCGAACGATCATTACTATCATGAAAGCCAGTTCTGATTTGGAACGAATGGGGGATCATGCAGTATCCGTAGCAAAATCAACCATTCGACTAAAAGGGCTGCCTCGAATTCTAGAGGTTGAGAAAGAAATCAATGAGATGTCCAACTATGTGAAGAAGATGGTGGACAATGTTCTGATCGCTTACGTAAAAACAGATGAAAAAGATGCTCGGATGATCGCGAAGATGGATGAACGAGTAAACGATTATTTCCAAAAAATCTATGACATGACCACAAATACGATGGAAAAAGAATCTGATACAATCATCAGCGGAACCGACTATCTTCACGTGGCAGGGTATTTAGAACGCGTTGGGGATTATGTGACAAACATCTGTGAATGGATCGTATACTTAGCGACTGGGAAAATCACTGAACTAAACAGCAATCGAAATGAAAACTTTTAAACGAATGGCCAGCTAGATTTTCTAGCTGGTTTTTTTCTATATATAATAGGAAGAAACACACCCGTTAAGAAGTCGGATAAAAAGATGGGTCTTTAGTCCTATGACAAATGATTCAAAACCATGCATAATATGAATGTAAACAAAAGTATGTATTTGCTTTTTGAAGGAGGCAATTTCTATGA
It encodes the following:
- the phoU gene encoding phosphate signaling complex protein PhoU — encoded protein: MLRTQFEEDLLNLHNQFYEMGMMVSSAVHKSVRSYIDHDKKLAQEVIDHDVEINNMEVRLEKKSFEMIALQQPVTTDLRTIITIMKASSDLERMGDHAVSVAKSTIRLKGLPRILEVEKEINEMSNYVKKMVDNVLIAYVKTDEKDARMIAKMDERVNDYFQKIYDMTTNTMEKESDTIISGTDYLHVAGYLERVGDYVTNICEWIVYLATGKITELNSNRNENF
- the pstB gene encoding phosphate ABC transporter ATP-binding protein PstB, translating into MSKIITSKDLHLYYGKKEALKGIDMDIEKGEITAMIGPSGCGKSTYLRCLNRMNDLIPGVTITGGVMYKDKDIYSPKTDTVELRKEIGMVFQQPNPFPFSIYENVIYGLKLKGEKDKNKLDQVVEESLKAASVWNDVKDKLHESALSLSGGQQQRVCIARVLAVNPEVILMDEPTSALDPVSTGKIENMLLELKENYTIIIVTHNMSQASRISDRTAFFLQGELIEFDKTKKIFLDPSRQETEDYISGKFG